A window from Danio aesculapii chromosome 6, fDanAes4.1, whole genome shotgun sequence encodes these proteins:
- the pou3f3b gene encoding POU domain, class 3, transcription factor 3-B isoform X2 has product MATAASNPYLASSSILSSGSIVHSDSGGGMQQGSAAVTSVSGGYRGDPTVKMVQSDFMQGAMAASNGGHMLSHAHQWVTSLPHAAAAAAAAAVAAAEAGSPWSSSPVGMTGSPQQQQDVKNNSGRDDLHSGTALHHRAPHLGPHQTHAGAWGSTTAAHIPSLTGSQQQQQSLIYSQPGGFTVNGMLSPPGSQSLVHPGLVRGDTPELDHSSHHHHHHHQHQHHQQAHHGVNSHDPHSDEDTPTSDDLEHFAKQFKQRRIKLGFTQADVGLALGTLYGNVFSQTTICRFEALQLSFKNMCKLKPLLNKWLEEADSSTGSPTSIDKIAAQGRKRKKRTSIEVSVKGALESHFLKCPKPSAQEITSLADNLQLEKEVVRVWFCNRRQKEKRMTPPGVPQTPEDVYSQGHFLVDYLKDASLTGPSEPGDQRVTTTSSFHQVILAH; this is encoded by the exons ATGGCCACAGCGGCTTCCAACCCTTATCTAGCCAGCAGTAGTATATTATCGTCCGGCTCGATAGTGCACTCGGACTCCGGAGGTGGGATGCAGCAGGGCAGTGCTGCAGTAACCTCAGTGTCCGGTGGGTACAGAGGAGACCCAACGGTTAAAATGGTCCAAAGTGATTTCATGCAGGGCGCAATGGCAGCAAGCAACGGGGGACATATGCTGAGCCACGCTCACCAGTGGGTGACGTCCTTGCCTCACGCTGCAGCGGCGGCTGCAGCTGCCGCAGTGGCCGCAGCTGAAGCCGGATCGCCTTGGTCGTCTAGCCCCGTTGGGATGACAGGCAGTCCGCAGCAGCAGCAGGACGTGAAAAATAACTCTGGGAGAGACGATTTGCACTCTGGGACTGCGCTGCATCACAGGGCCCCACATTTAGGTCCCCACCAGACTCATGCGGGTGCCTGGGGTAGCACAACCGCTGCCCACATCCCTTCGCTAACAGGgagccagcagcagcagcagtcccTCATATACTCGCAGCCTGGCGGCTTCACGGTGAACGGCATGCTCAGTCCGCCGGGCAGCCAAAGCCTTGTACACCCGGGTCTGGTGCGTGGCGACACCCCGGAGCTCGATCACAGtagccaccaccaccaccatcaccaccagcatCAACATCACCAGCAAGCACACCACGGAGTGAACAGCCACGACCCGCACTCCGACGAGGACACGCCAACGTCGGATGACTTAGAGCACTTTGCCAAGCAGTTCAAACAACGCCGGATCAAACTGGGCTTCACGCAAGCGGACGTGGGCTTGGCGTTGGGCACTCTGTACGGGAACGTTTTCTCGCAGACCACAATCTGTCGCTTCGAAGCTCTCCAGCTCAGCTTTAAGAACATGTGCAAACTGAAGCCGTTGCTTAACAAATGGCTGGAGGAAGCAGACTCTTCCACGGGCAGTCCCACCAGCATCGACAAGATCGCGGCTCAGGGCAGAAAGCGCAAGAAGCGCACCTCCATCGAAGTGAGCGTCAAAGGTGCTCTGGAGAGTCACTTCTTGAAATGTCCCAAGCCTTCGGCCCAAGAGATAACCTCGCTGGCGGACAACCTGCAGCTGGAGAAGGAGGTGGTACGAGTCTGGTTTTGCAATCGGAGGCAGAAAGAGAAAAGGATGACGCCCCCAGGAGTGCCGCAGACGCCGGAGGATGTATATTCTCAG GGACATTTTTTAGTAGATTACTTAAAAGATGCAAGTTTAACTGGGCCGAGCGAACCGGGCGACCAGAGGGTGACAACTACAAGTTCGTTCCACCAGGTAATTTTGGCGCATTAA
- the pou3f3b gene encoding POU domain, class 3, transcription factor 3-B isoform X1 — protein MATAASNPYLASSSILSSGSIVHSDSGGGMQQGSAAVTSVSGGYRGDPTVKMVQSDFMQGAMAASNGGHMLSHAHQWVTSLPHAAAAAAAAAVAAAEAGSPWSSSPVGMTGSPQQQQDVKNNSGRDDLHSGTALHHRAPHLGPHQTHAGAWGSTTAAHIPSLTGSQQQQQSLIYSQPGGFTVNGMLSPPGSQSLVHPGLVRGDTPELDHSSHHHHHHHQHQHHQQAHHGVNSHDPHSDEDTPTSDDLEHFAKQFKQRRIKLGFTQADVGLALGTLYGNVFSQTTICRFEALQLSFKNMCKLKPLLNKWLEEADSSTGSPTSIDKIAAQGRKRKKRTSIEVSVKGALESHFLKCPKPSAQEITSLADNLQLEKEVVRVWFCNRRQKEKRMTPPGVPQTPEDVYSQVGNGHFLVDYLKDASLTGPSEPGDQRVTTTSSFHQVILAH, from the exons ATGGCCACAGCGGCTTCCAACCCTTATCTAGCCAGCAGTAGTATATTATCGTCCGGCTCGATAGTGCACTCGGACTCCGGAGGTGGGATGCAGCAGGGCAGTGCTGCAGTAACCTCAGTGTCCGGTGGGTACAGAGGAGACCCAACGGTTAAAATGGTCCAAAGTGATTTCATGCAGGGCGCAATGGCAGCAAGCAACGGGGGACATATGCTGAGCCACGCTCACCAGTGGGTGACGTCCTTGCCTCACGCTGCAGCGGCGGCTGCAGCTGCCGCAGTGGCCGCAGCTGAAGCCGGATCGCCTTGGTCGTCTAGCCCCGTTGGGATGACAGGCAGTCCGCAGCAGCAGCAGGACGTGAAAAATAACTCTGGGAGAGACGATTTGCACTCTGGGACTGCGCTGCATCACAGGGCCCCACATTTAGGTCCCCACCAGACTCATGCGGGTGCCTGGGGTAGCACAACCGCTGCCCACATCCCTTCGCTAACAGGgagccagcagcagcagcagtcccTCATATACTCGCAGCCTGGCGGCTTCACGGTGAACGGCATGCTCAGTCCGCCGGGCAGCCAAAGCCTTGTACACCCGGGTCTGGTGCGTGGCGACACCCCGGAGCTCGATCACAGtagccaccaccaccaccatcaccaccagcatCAACATCACCAGCAAGCACACCACGGAGTGAACAGCCACGACCCGCACTCCGACGAGGACACGCCAACGTCGGATGACTTAGAGCACTTTGCCAAGCAGTTCAAACAACGCCGGATCAAACTGGGCTTCACGCAAGCGGACGTGGGCTTGGCGTTGGGCACTCTGTACGGGAACGTTTTCTCGCAGACCACAATCTGTCGCTTCGAAGCTCTCCAGCTCAGCTTTAAGAACATGTGCAAACTGAAGCCGTTGCTTAACAAATGGCTGGAGGAAGCAGACTCTTCCACGGGCAGTCCCACCAGCATCGACAAGATCGCGGCTCAGGGCAGAAAGCGCAAGAAGCGCACCTCCATCGAAGTGAGCGTCAAAGGTGCTCTGGAGAGTCACTTCTTGAAATGTCCCAAGCCTTCGGCCCAAGAGATAACCTCGCTGGCGGACAACCTGCAGCTGGAGAAGGAGGTGGTACGAGTCTGGTTTTGCAATCGGAGGCAGAAAGAGAAAAGGATGACGCCCCCAGGAGTGCCGCAGACGCCGGAGGATGTATATTCTCAGGTCGGCAAT GGACATTTTTTAGTAGATTACTTAAAAGATGCAAGTTTAACTGGGCCGAGCGAACCGGGCGACCAGAGGGTGACAACTACAAGTTCGTTCCACCAGGTAATTTTGGCGCATTAA